CGAAACTGTATACATCCGACGCATGAGTTGCTTTCCTAGAGTCCGTTACTTCGGGGGCACGGTATCCTGCAGCTCTCATCACCGGAGGTGGCATTGGGCTCATCAATGCAGCCAAACCGATATCAGATATACAACCGAACCCCTCAGAGTTTAGGAAAACGTTCGTGGCTTTTATGTTTCCGTGTACAAGTTTTCCACCATTCTGCTTGTGGATATAAGCAATGCCCTTTGCTGCACCTAATGCTATTTTCACCCTTGTTTCCCAGTCCAAAGGAATCCTTCCCTCTCCCCGATTTCCTGCACGATTTGAAATCCGTTAGTAACATTTTCATAAGCATTAGCAATGTGCTGTATATAAACATTAAGTCTGCAAATTTAAGGCAAAAACATAGATTAGGAAAGCCTTTGACATACCATGTAGCAGTGCGGAAACGCTCCCTTGCTCGTAATAATCACACACGGTAAGTTTCTCGTCCTTCGAGTAGTAATATGCCCTCAGTTCGGAAACATTTGGATGCTTAAAACTTCCAATAAGTTCCATTTGTTGCTCAAAATCTTTTCTAGCCACAGGAACCCCCGTCAATCTCTTGACGACCAGAGTGGTTGCATCCTCCATTGCGGCCTTGTAAGTTGCTCCGAAAATTCCCTTTCCGAGTACTTCAGCAGAGGCTCGTAACAAGTCCTCCAAGTCGAATGCTAGACTACAACCTTCAAAGAAAACAAGTCTATTATCTTTACTTTCTGATGAACCTCTCTTCAAAACCACCTCATCCTTCTGCAACTTTGTTGGCAACACACTCTTCTTAGAGCAAGAACAAACCATCATAAGAGCAATAACTGCAAATCCGAGAATGCAGCCGCTTAGTACAATCCCGAGTATTGCAGATTCACTTAGTACATTCGGTTTTCGCGATGGTTGAGGAATTGGAGGTTGAAGTGGAAGTGCAGGAGGAGGAAGTGCACTTTCTGATGAAACATTGTTACCCGAAAACGCAGAACTAGGAAACCTCGAAAGAGAACGAGGCAAAACTCCGGTGAGATCATTGTTTGCTAGATTAACTGATTGCAAACTAGGAACATCTATATCAGGAATACCCCCTGAAAGAGAGTTGTTAGATAGGTCCAAAGATGTCAAATGAG
The DNA window shown above is from Euphorbia lathyris chromosome 1, ddEupLath1.1, whole genome shotgun sequence and carries:
- the LOC136224296 gene encoding probable inactive receptor kinase At4g23740, which gives rise to MNILFIFYATLFFGATMAEPVEDKQALLDFIQNMHYSHIINWSQSSSVCREWTGVTCNIDQTRVIALRLPGAGMEGMIPPNTLSRLSAIQIISLRSNGLSGSFPSDLSKLVNLSSLYLQFNSFSGALPSDFSVWNNLTVVDLSNNRFNGSIPASISNLTHLTSLDLSNNSLSGGIPDIDVPSLQSVNLANNDLTGVLPRSLSRFPSSAFSGNNVSSESALPPPALPLQPPIPQPSRKPNVLSESAILGIVLSGCILGFAVIALMMVCSCSKKSVLPTKLQKDEVVLKRGSSESKDNRLVFFEGCSLAFDLEDLLRASAEVLGKGIFGATYKAAMEDATTLVVKRLTGVPVARKDFEQQMELIGSFKHPNVSELRAYYYSKDEKLTVCDYYEQGSVSALLHGNRGEGRIPLDWETRVKIALGAAKGIAYIHKQNGGKLVHGNIKATNVFLNSEGFGCISDIGLAALMSPMPPPVMRAAGYRAPEVTDSRKATHASDVYSFGVLLLELLTGKSAMNSTGGEEVIHLVRWVHSVVREEWTAEVFDVELLRYPNIEEEMVEMLQIGMNCVVRMPEQRPKMSDVVKMLEEVRRGNTENLPSFETTPTPSATDIASSSAPPQQ